A stretch of DNA from Thunnus thynnus chromosome 16, fThuThy2.1, whole genome shotgun sequence:
TCAGTCCATGTATCCATCCTTGACAGTTGACGTTGAGGACCAACTGAAAAAACTCAAGGTAGACACTGATGAAAGGGATGTTAAAAGGTGATTTATTGTCACTGCTCCCGAcaggaaaacatatttctgtttccttgtttcGTGCAGGAATATGCTGAGAGATTGCGGCCGATGGTTAGAGATGGGGTCTATTACATGTATGAAGCTCTTCATGGATCCGCAAAGAAAATTCTGGTTGAAGGGGCCAATGCTGCTCTCCTCGACATCGACTTTGGTAGGATTATCAGCGGATTATGAGATGGATTTAGTTTGAAATGTATATGTGATATTTTGGATTTGCAAAGTAGTTCAAGCTATTGTAACGAGCTAATTTTTTCTCTTTAGGCACATATCcttttgtgacatcatcaaactgCACCGTGGGAGGGGCATGCACTGGTCTTGGCATCCCTCCGCTGAATATTGGTGATGTGTTTGGTGTAGCAAAGGCCTACACCACCAGGGTGGGAATTGGAGCCTTCCCCACAGAACAACTCAATGTAAGATCTTGGTATCACATCACTTAAGTAAATCAACAATAGTGTTTGGGATGTGTAAACTAGATGTTCTCACGTGTCTTCCTCGCCTGCCGTGTCTTATTGTATGAGGAAGAAACACATGACATGTTATGTAACACACAGATACTGAGCTTGAcatgtatattttattcctGGTCATGTGGCTGACACACAGGCAGAGGGGctggcggaggaggaggaggagggggggcgtTTGCTGACTGAGTGCAGCTGTCAAATTTTGCGAGAGACGGGTCAAACACTCTTTACCTCTTATGCAGGTCACATGTTCACAGGGATAAATTTAGGGCCAGAGTGTGGGTTCAGGATATATTTACTGTGTGAGCCGGGGTTATGTTACTTGTCACGAGAACTGACCATAGTGATGTAAGTTAAGATGTTCAAACTTTGTCCCCCAACCCctgtgatgttttattgtacTCTGCTGTGTATATTAATAATGCACTAGTATCatattttgaagtttttttatAGGCTTGTTTAATGTCTGATATAATTTGAGTCCATGAGCACCAAGGTAACAGGTAagctttgttttccttttgtttgtaGGCAGTAGGTGAACTGCTGCAGACGAGGGGTCATGAGGTGGGTGTAACCACAGGAAGGAAGCGGCGTTGCGGGTGGTTGGATCTTGTTATTGTGAGATACGCTCACATGATCAATGGCTTCACCGCGTGAGTGTCTAGAACAGTTAAACCAAATGAAATCAACAGGTGTATTATGGTTATTATGTTTGAATATTGAAGCATTTTTCTGCACCATCACAGAGTAAACTATATGATGAGAATGATAGTCAGCACATGTTAAGCAGTTCTCCTATAACATGTTACCTTTCCGACAGCATTGCTCTGACAAAACTTGACATTCTGGATGTGCTGGATGAAATTAAAGTTGGAGTCGCATACAAACTCAATGGAAAAAGAATTCCCCATTTCCCAGGTAACTAGCAATAGGTAAAATATAACTCACAAGCCCGTCTGCCTAGTTGGATCGCAGATAACGTAGATGTATGTGGGGATGGCATTCAAGACccaatattgaaatattttcttttactcaTAGCCAACATGGACGTTTTGCAGAAAGTGGAGGTTGAGTATGAGACCTTCCCTGGTTGGAAGACGGACACATCTGCTGCCAGGAAGTGGAACGACCTCCCAGCCAAGGCACAAAACTACATCCGCTTCATTGAGAACCACATTGGAGTTCCCAGTAGGTTTGACACAATACAACAAGCACGCACATGTTTACCttgcacaacacacaaacataatatGCAAGAATGGAGAAAACAATTGTCAGCGATTCCCAAACTAGAATGAACATTTCCATTAGATGGCACTGTTTCCTTTCTCAGAATCTTTGGATGGTTATTATGACT
This window harbors:
- the adss1 gene encoding adenylosuccinate synthetase isozyme 1; its protein translation is MSVTWSAKDHKNTNQPAATGLKRARNDVGNKVTVVLGAQWGDEGKGKVVDLLATEADVVCRCQGGNNAGHTVVVDGKEYDFHLLPSGIINPKSTSLIGNGVVVHLPGLFEEGDKNEKKGLKGWEKRLIVSDRAHIVFDFHQVVDGLQETERQAQEGKNIGTTKKGVGPAYSSKASRTGLRVCDLLGDFKDFSTKFKNLVHQFQSMYPSLTVDVEDQLKKLKEYAERLRPMVRDGVYYMYEALHGSAKKILVEGANAALLDIDFGTYPFVTSSNCTVGGACTGLGIPPLNIGDVFGVAKAYTTRVGIGAFPTEQLNAVGELLQTRGHEVGVTTGRKRRCGWLDLVIVRYAHMINGFTAIALTKLDILDVLDEIKVGVAYKLNGKRIPHFPANMDVLQKVEVEYETFPGWKTDTSAARKWNDLPAKAQNYIRFIENHIGVPIKWVGVGKSRECMIQMF